CTGGAGCGCCTGGGCAATGTCCCCGAGTTTGCCCCACAGCAGCGCGCCCCTCTCCCAGTCCTGCGCCGCCTCCGCGTGCTCTGCCGCGTCCTGGAGCAGGGAAAGGTGCCCCAGCGGAAAGCCGCGCGCCCCGATGTAAGGACCGCCGAGCCAGCCGGCCAGCAGCGTGACGAGCCCTTCCCGGTCACTCTGCCGGGCGTACTCGGCGGCGCCGAGCAGGTTGGGGAGTTCGTCCGCGAGCAGGTCGGGGCGCCCGCTGTAGGTCTGGGCGTAGGTCCGGGCGGCGGCCAGCACCGCGCCGGGCAGCAGCGCCGCGTGCGCGCGGGCGTCGTGCCAGGTCAGCTCGTGCATGGCGTAGGTGACCGCGTCGCTGCCGCGCCGGGCCTCGCGGACGGTGAGGCCGCGCTCCAGCAGGGTATGCAGGGCTTCCTCGGCTTCGGCCAGCGGGCGGCGCAGGGCGAGCGCGAGCAGTTCGGGCGTCGTGCGCGGCGCGAACAGGCTGCCGAGCCCCAGATACGCCTCGTAGCTCGCAGGACCCAGGGCACCGACGCTCTGCGCGAGCAGCGCCCGCACGCTGCGTTCCTCGCCGAGCGCGTGCGGCGCGAGGCTGAGGGTGCGCAGCAGGCGGCGCGGCGTGTGTTTCCCCGTCCGCAGGGTGCGGGCCGCCAGCCGCAGCGCGTAGGGATGGTCTCCGAGGACCGCGCACAGGGCGTCCAGGGTGGCCGGGTCCGCTTCCAGCTCGGCCTCCCCGCCCGTCTCTTCTTTGGCTTCCCCCGCCCGCAGCCCTCCCGCCCGCAGCCCCCCCGCCAGCAGCCGCAGCGCCGAGGCGCGGTCGAGCCGGCCCAGGCTGAGGGTCGGCAGGCGCGGCAGGCGCAGGCGCGAGGTGACCAGCACCGGCACCTCCGGCGGCCAGCCCGCGAGCAGCACGCTCAGGGCGTAGGAGTTGGCCGCGTTGTCGAGTACGGCGAGGCGCACCCCCCGCCCGCGCAGCGCCTGGGCCAGCCGCTCGGCGGGGGAAACGGTGCTCGGTGCCGCGCCCCGTTCGCCCAGCGTTTCGAGCAGGTTGGCCCACAGCAGCGGCGCGGGGTCGTCGCCGAGTTCGAGCCACAGGGCCGCGCCTCCCGCGTCGGCGGCCAGTTCCTGCGTCACGGCGGCCCAGGCAAGGCGGCTTTTGCCCATCCCGGCCAGGCCCTGCACGAGCACCCGGCCCCCCGCCGCGAGCCGGGCGCGCAGGTCGGCGAGCTCCTCTGCGCGGCCCTGAAGCGGTCCCTGCGCTTCTTCGATCCCAGACAGGTCCGCGCGCTCCAGATACAGGCCGCGCGGCTGCCCCCCCAGCGCCGGGCCTTCGAGTTCGCGCAGCAGCGCCAGCGTCTCGGCCTCCGGCTCGCTGCCCACCTCGGCGCGCAGCACCCGCCGCAGCGTCTCGAAGGTGGCGAGCGCCCCGGCGAGCTGTCCCGAGGCCGCGTCGAGCCGCATCAGCTCGCGGGAACTCGCCTCGTCGAGGGGATCGAGATCGACAAGCCGGGTCAGCAGCGCGCGCGCCC
The nucleotide sequence above comes from Deinococcus reticulitermitis. Encoded proteins:
- a CDS encoding AfsR/SARP family transcriptional regulator; translated protein: MDGSGARLSPEGEGPAREGLELTLLGGFSARWQGEAVTVHAPRMLALLAYLHLRGPASRQELEDVFWPGQGAAAVRQGLYTLRRLPGSAEWLDAGSPVTGSPVIGSTVTLHAASDAARVRAHLERGEDAAALAGLRAGPLLGSLHVSGAPEFMAWLAAQREDWLSLEKAALRRQGQALLAAGQPARARALLTRLVDLDPLDEASSRELMRLDAASGQLAGALATFETLRRVLRAEVGSEPEAETLALLRELEGPALGGQPRGLYLERADLSGIEEAQGPLQGRAEELADLRARLAAGGRVLVQGLAGMGKSRLAWAAVTQELAADAGGAALWLELGDDPAPLLWANLLETLGERGAAPSTVSPAERLAQALRGRGVRLAVLDNAANSYALSVLLAGWPPEVPVLVTSRLRLPRLPTLSLGRLDRASALRLLAGGLRAGGLRAGEAKEETGGEAELEADPATLDALCAVLGDHPYALRLAARTLRTGKHTPRRLLRTLSLAPHALGEERSVRALLAQSVGALGPASYEAYLGLGSLFAPRTTPELLALALRRPLAEAEEALHTLLERGLTVREARRGSDAVTYAMHELTWHDARAHAALLPGAVLAAARTYAQTYSGRPDLLADELPNLLGAAEYARQSDREGLVTLLAGWLGGPYIGARGFPLGHLSLLQDAAEHAEAAQDWERGALLWGKLGDIAQALQGDPLGSVGAYLRGAGLAARGGLTGKQATLTSLAGSMQAKSRLPEAETTLRLARRLAGRSGDPLCHARVLDQQAVYAAMAGDFHVADERLTQARAVLLPLLEDPQRSREIRAALGPVTSNLGQARWRLGQPIEALALKRESLRLAQEGDEHLHVARAQLEVGELLLALGEHGEARTTLQAALAGFRALDSAAGQAAVAALLQLLPPDTLPTEGLTPV